One Salvia splendens isolate huo1 chromosome 12, SspV2, whole genome shotgun sequence genomic window carries:
- the LOC121757796 gene encoding protein DYAD-like — translation MSNVLELKVCENTEVNVAVRYPSMESLKAFFNYSLRESHPTLDEKFVMGSALAARVLVRIVPAEVFMEQKSWIAFWLIAQRKGSSCLSEALKGSGMVTWGIRRQVKYLGRHKESVDNNDVYVDQNSSSSFVTGVEESQMGLLATGDDGEFREDGQKHEDGDYAEREEDMENCDDQENAEDEEEEEEEEEEEEEEEEKIKVEEINENMNRKRYSFRNLSIRKTKKPKLEIRKQKQNQMQKKNQIKKIKGSKKSRGSLIQRDPKDRWSTQRYKLAEQNLLEVMKSKGATAEKPILRPQLRAEARKRIGDTGLLDHLLKHMAGKLAPGGQERFRRRHNPDGAMEYWLECANLVNIRRDAGVTDPYWVPPPGWKLGDSPTQDPICARELKLLRGDVSKIKRSLELMATKMQLEEEVGKLRREIGEICYKKKQQENQSFTEESNKCDISQKLDQLTASFESLKQDFSCVHLSEEKYKEQLMTISDFVKDVEGKFEKLAPNVTETEKAGSSLMIVGMGEKTALESKEEQVQDASSAGGEGKKLQLAEKAAKIERLKSGFRICKPQGTFLWPNNNNSSSFVKVQVEVPTPPSVSSSTVPPQLPYHYQPPPPSPSIVKPLAEKRAVKVTISNSPA, via the exons ATGAGTAATGTTTTGGAACTTAAGGTCTGCGAGAATACGGAGGTGAATGTGGCAGTGAGGTATCCAAGCATGGAGTCGCTAAAAGCATTCTTCAACTACAGCTTGAGAGAGTCTCATCCTACTTTGGATGAGAAGTTTGTGATGGGGTCAGCGCTGGCGGCAAGAGTGCTTGTTCGGATAGTTCCGGCTGAGGTCTTCATGGAGCAGAAGAGTTGGATTGCTTTCTGGCTGATTGCACAAAGGAAAGGAAGTAGCTGTCTATCTGAGGCACTCAAGGGGAGTGGGATGGTGACATGGGGGATAAGAAGGCAAGTTAAGTATTTGGGTAGGCATAAGGAGAGTGTTGATAATAATGATGTTTATGTTGATCAGAACTCATCTTCGAGTTTTGTCACTGGAGTTGAGGAATCTCAGATGGGATTATTAGCTACTGGTGATGATGGGGAATTTAGGGAAGATGGCCAGAAACATGAAGATGGTGACTATGCAGAGCGAGAGGAAGATATGGAAAATTGTGATGATCAGGAAAATGCagaggatgaagaagaagaggaggaagaggaagaagaagaggaagaagaggaggagaagaTCAAGGTTGAGGAGATTAATGAGAACATGAACAGAAAGAGGTACTCTTTTAGGAATTTGAGCATAAGGAAAACGAAGAAACCAAAGCTTGAGATCAGAAAGCAAAAGCAAAATCAGATGCAGAAGAAGAAtcagatcaagaaaatcaagggtagTAAGAAATCAAGGGGATCACTCATTCAAAGAGATCCAAAAGATCGTTGGTCTACTCAAAG GTACAAGCTTGCGGAGCAAAATCTTTTGGAGGTGATGAAGTCAAAGGGAGCAACAGCTGAGAAACCGATCTTGAGGCCTCAACTGAGAGCAGAAGCAAGAAAGAGGATAGGCGATACAGGACTGCTTGACCATCTCCTGAAGCATATGGCTGGAAAGCTTGCTCCAGGAGGCCAGGAGAGGTTCAGGAGGCGGCATAATCCTGACGGAGCAATGGAGTATTGGTTGGAATGCGCTAATCTTGTTAACATCAGGAGGGATGCTGGGGTGACTGACCCCTATTGGGTGCCACCACCTGGTTGGAAACTTGGTGATTCCCCAACTCAGGACCCTATATGTGCTAGAGAGTTGAAGCTGCTTAGGGGTgatgtttcaaaaattaaaag AAGTTTGGAACTGATGGCAACAAAGATGCAGTTGGAGGAGGAAGTTGGAAAGTTGAGAAG GGAGATTGGTGAAATTTGTTACAAGAAAAAGCAACAAGAAAATCAATCATTCACTGAAGAATCAAACAAGTGTGACATAAGTCAAAAGCTGGATCAGCTTACGGCTTCTTTTGAATCCTTAAAACAAGATTTTAGCTGTGTGCACCTTTCAGAG GAAAAGTACAAGGAACAATTGATGACCATCTCTGATTTTGTGAAAGACGTTGAG GGAAAATTTGAGAAGCTAGCTCCAAATGTGACCGAAACAGAAAAAGCAGGGTCTTCATTAATGATAGTGGGGATGGGAGAGAAAACGGCATTGGAGAGCAAAGAAGAGCAAGTACAAGATGCATCAAGTGCAGGTGGTGAGGGGAAAAAATTACAGTTAGCGGAAAAAGCAGCAAAGATAGAAAGGCTGAAGAGTGGTTTCAGAATCTGCAAGCCCCAGGGCACTTTCCTGTGGCCAAACAACAACAACAGCAGCAGTTTTGTGAAGGTCCAAGTTGAGGTTCCCACCCCTCCTTCAGTTTCCTCTTCCACCGTGCCACCTCAGCTTCCCTACCACTATCAgccaccaccaccatcaccaTCCATAGTCAAACCCTTGGCTGAAAAACGTGCAGTCAAAGTTACAATCTCCAACTCTCCTGCTTAA